One window of the Paraburkholderia sp. PGU19 genome contains the following:
- the hemDX gene encoding fused uroporphyrinogen-III synthase HemD/membrane protein HemX, translating into MAADSNPIPDALPSRDGTGASHATHLTVVLTRPAGQSDALAKTLHDASVATVEFPLIDIAAADDEAPLRAALASLDRYALVVFVSPNAVDYAFSSHDAIWPHALPVGVVGPGSVAALAKHGVEAPAYQVISPATSADDHDGARFDSEALYAAIEVSLGDNAFEGKRVLIVRGDGGREWLADRLREAGAEVETVAAYRRLVPDPSMGAWSRIHTLLSDEAKTPHAWLVTSSEGVRNLAELAHDHLTASEQTHLKRAMFVAPHPRIAETARALGFDSITVSGAGDERIARTLLSLAAPFEVQPVQSNPAQERMSDTNASTTPTPPTSNSAPRPATALPPNQPFVPYEMQQAKPKGNALLWVVIALVFIAAVAGGLALNRRVIKLDQQLSHRQQANDSQTAELRVKTEQAVATVRQADAQIAQLEGKLADAQNAQQALQQQYADLARNRDDWTMAEVGQMLSAASEQLQLTGNTQLALFALQSADTRLAASDGAQVLAVRKAIAQDIDKLKSAPSTDLTGLAIKLDDAIDQIDQLPLSGEAPIAHATPHASTPKDVDRVAAATGEPKWKVWWNQLVAGIGQQLTSLVQVRRIDHADAMLVAPDQGYFMRENLKMRLLSARLALLARNQTTLKSDLHAADNALERYFDASSKQVQTVRDLVKQIDDGSGAVDVPNLDTSLQAVHQYRTRG; encoded by the coding sequence ATGGCGGCCGACTCGAACCCGATACCCGACGCATTGCCGTCCCGGGACGGCACAGGCGCATCGCATGCGACGCATCTGACCGTCGTGCTGACCCGTCCGGCGGGACAGTCCGACGCGCTTGCGAAGACGTTGCACGACGCGAGTGTCGCGACCGTCGAATTTCCGCTGATCGATATCGCCGCAGCGGACGACGAAGCGCCGCTGCGCGCGGCGCTCGCCTCGCTCGACCGATACGCACTGGTCGTCTTCGTGTCGCCGAATGCCGTCGATTACGCATTTTCGAGCCACGATGCGATCTGGCCGCACGCGCTGCCCGTCGGCGTGGTCGGTCCAGGCAGCGTCGCGGCGCTCGCGAAGCACGGCGTCGAAGCCCCCGCGTACCAGGTGATCAGCCCGGCCACATCGGCCGATGACCACGACGGTGCGCGCTTCGACTCCGAGGCGCTGTATGCGGCGATTGAAGTGTCGCTTGGCGACAACGCCTTCGAAGGCAAGCGCGTGCTAATCGTGCGCGGCGACGGCGGCCGCGAATGGCTCGCCGACCGCCTGCGCGAAGCGGGCGCCGAAGTCGAGACGGTCGCGGCCTACCGGCGCCTCGTGCCCGACCCGTCGATGGGTGCATGGTCGCGCATCCACACGCTGCTGTCGGACGAAGCGAAGACGCCGCACGCGTGGCTCGTGACGAGTTCCGAGGGCGTGCGCAATCTCGCCGAGCTCGCGCACGACCACCTCACGGCGAGCGAGCAGACGCACCTGAAGCGCGCGATGTTCGTCGCGCCCCATCCGCGCATCGCGGAAACCGCGCGGGCATTGGGTTTTGATAGCATTACGGTGTCCGGTGCGGGCGATGAACGGATCGCCCGTACGCTGTTGTCTCTCGCGGCCCCTTTTGAAGTTCAACCGGTCCAGTCCAACCCGGCACAAGAACGCATGTCTGATACCAACGCATCCACGACCCCCACGCCCCCGACGTCCAACTCCGCGCCGCGGCCCGCCACTGCGCTGCCGCCGAATCAACCCTTTGTGCCCTACGAAATGCAGCAGGCCAAGCCCAAGGGCAACGCGCTGCTGTGGGTGGTGATCGCGCTGGTGTTCATCGCGGCCGTCGCAGGCGGCCTTGCGCTGAACCGCCGGGTCATCAAGCTCGATCAGCAGCTGTCGCACCGCCAGCAGGCCAATGATTCGCAGACGGCCGAGTTGCGCGTGAAGACCGAGCAGGCCGTCGCCACCGTGCGTCAGGCCGATGCGCAGATCGCGCAGCTTGAGGGCAAGCTCGCCGACGCGCAGAACGCGCAGCAGGCGTTGCAGCAGCAATACGCGGATCTCGCGCGCAATCGCGACGACTGGACGATGGCCGAAGTCGGCCAGATGCTGTCGGCCGCGAGCGAGCAGCTGCAACTGACGGGCAACACGCAGCTCGCGCTGTTCGCGCTGCAGAGCGCCGACACGCGCCTCGCCGCGTCGGACGGCGCGCAGGTGCTGGCCGTACGCAAGGCGATCGCGCAGGACATCGACAAGCTGAAATCCGCGCCGTCCACTGACCTGACGGGGCTCGCCATCAAGCTCGACGACGCGATCGATCAGATCGACCAGCTGCCGCTTTCGGGCGAAGCGCCGATTGCACACGCCACGCCGCACGCGTCCACGCCGAAGGATGTCGACCGCGTCGCGGCCGCCACGGGCGAACCGAAGTGGAAAGTGTGGTGGAACCAGCTCGTCGCGGGTATTGGCCAGCAGTTGACGAGCCTCGTGCAGGTGCGCCGCATCGATCACGCCGACGCGATGCTCGTCGCGCCCGATCAGGGCTACTTCATGCGTGAAAACCTGAAGATGCGCCTGTTGTCCGCCCGTCTCGCGCTGCTCGCGCGCAACCAGACGACGCTCAAGTCCGACCTTCACGCCGCCGACAATGCGCTCGAGCGCTACTTCGATGCGTCGTCGAAGCAGGTTCAGACGGTGCGCGACCTCGTGAAGCAGATCGACGACGGCTCGGGCGCTGTCGACGTGCCGAACCTGGATACGAGCCTGCAGGCCGTGCATCAATACCGGACGCGGGGTTAA
- the hemC gene encoding hydroxymethylbilane synthase: protein MNSETLAPTPPTTLVIASRESRLAMWQAEHVRCALHKLYPSCDVKILGMTTRGDQILDRTLSKVGGKGLFVKELENALADGRADLAVHSLKDVPMELPEGFALSTILEREDPRDAFVSSQYDSLAALPPGSVVGTSSLRREAMLRTRYPELVVKPLRGNLDTRLAKLDRGDYAAIILAAAGLKRLGLADRIRSLLDPADSLPAAGQGALGIEIRADRADLAAWLAPLHHEHTAAAVEAERMVSRALGGSCEVPLAAYATWHDGALHLRGVVATPDGQRVLSAQASAPAPTTGAALELGREVARQLEAQGALEIVRALTTASGPAASA from the coding sequence ATGAATTCCGAGACGCTTGCGCCCACTCCGCCCACCACGCTAGTCATTGCGTCGCGGGAAAGCCGGCTTGCCATGTGGCAAGCCGAGCATGTGCGGTGTGCGCTGCACAAATTATATCCATCTTGTGACGTAAAAATCCTCGGAATGACGACACGTGGCGATCAGATTCTCGATCGAACGCTGTCGAAGGTCGGCGGCAAAGGGCTGTTCGTGAAGGAACTGGAGAACGCGCTGGCCGACGGTCGCGCCGATCTCGCCGTCCATTCGCTGAAAGACGTGCCGATGGAACTGCCTGAAGGCTTCGCGCTGTCGACCATCCTGGAGCGCGAGGACCCGCGCGACGCGTTCGTCTCCAGCCAGTACGACTCGCTGGCCGCGTTGCCGCCCGGCAGCGTGGTGGGCACGTCGAGCCTGCGCCGCGAAGCGATGCTGCGCACGCGCTATCCCGAACTCGTCGTGAAGCCGCTGCGAGGCAATCTCGACACGCGCCTCGCGAAGCTCGACCGTGGCGATTACGCGGCCATCATTCTGGCGGCGGCCGGCCTCAAGCGTCTGGGCCTCGCCGACCGCATCCGTTCGCTGCTCGATCCCGCCGACAGCCTGCCCGCAGCCGGCCAGGGCGCGCTCGGCATCGAGATTCGCGCGGACCGCGCCGACCTCGCCGCATGGCTTGCGCCGCTGCATCACGAGCACACGGCGGCCGCGGTCGAAGCGGAGCGCATGGTGTCGCGCGCGCTGGGCGGCAGCTGCGAAGTGCCGCTCGCCGCTTACGCGACCTGGCATGACGGCGCGCTGCATCTGCGCGGCGTCGTCGCGACGCCTGACGGCCAGCGCGTGCTGTCCGCGCAAGCCTCCGCGCCCGCGCCGACCACGGGCGCCGCGCTCGAACTGGGCCGCGAGGTCGCGCGCCAGCTCGAAGCGCAGGGCGCACTCGAAATAGTCCGCGCGCTCACCACGGCGAGCGGCCCGGCTGCTTCCGCGTGA